A genomic window from Pseudonocardia broussonetiae includes:
- the thrC gene encoding threonine synthase — MPVEPGWTVVTLGEGGTPLLPAPHLSQLTGCEVFLKVDGANPTGSFKDRGMTMAVTDALAQGKQGVICASTGNTSASAAAYAARAGMTCAVLVPQGKIALGKLAQAVAHGARIVQVQGNFDDCLELARKTAAEYPVAALVNSVNPTRIAGQASAAYEICDELGRAPDVHCLPVGNAGNITAYWAGYRAYAADGLIDSPPRMFGYQAAGAAPLVHGAPVKNPETIATAIRIGSPASWAQAQTAREESDGRFAAVTDEEILDAYLLLSSREAVFVEPASAASVAGLLQSGADGTLPRGSLVVCTVTGHGLKDPDTALLTAPAPTVIPIDPSAVADALELR, encoded by the coding sequence ATGCCGGTCGAGCCGGGCTGGACCGTCGTCACGCTCGGGGAGGGCGGCACGCCGCTGCTCCCGGCGCCGCACCTGTCGCAGCTGACCGGCTGCGAGGTGTTCCTCAAGGTCGACGGCGCCAACCCCACGGGCTCGTTCAAGGACCGCGGGATGACGATGGCGGTCACCGACGCGCTCGCCCAGGGCAAACAGGGCGTGATCTGCGCGTCCACCGGCAACACCTCCGCGTCGGCCGCCGCGTACGCCGCCCGCGCGGGCATGACCTGCGCCGTCCTCGTGCCGCAGGGCAAGATCGCGCTCGGCAAGCTCGCGCAGGCCGTGGCGCACGGGGCGCGGATCGTGCAGGTCCAGGGCAACTTCGACGACTGCCTGGAGCTCGCGCGCAAGACCGCGGCCGAGTACCCGGTGGCCGCGCTGGTCAACTCCGTGAACCCGACCCGGATCGCCGGGCAGGCGAGCGCGGCGTACGAGATCTGCGACGAGCTCGGCCGCGCGCCCGACGTCCACTGCCTGCCGGTCGGCAACGCGGGCAACATCACCGCCTACTGGGCCGGCTACCGCGCCTACGCCGCCGACGGGCTGATCGACTCCCCGCCGCGGATGTTCGGCTACCAGGCCGCGGGCGCCGCGCCCCTCGTGCACGGCGCGCCCGTGAAGAACCCGGAGACGATCGCCACGGCCATCCGGATCGGGTCGCCCGCGTCCTGGGCGCAGGCGCAGACCGCCCGCGAGGAGTCCGACGGGCGCTTCGCCGCCGTCACCGACGAGGAGATCCTCGACGCCTACCTGCTGCTGTCCTCCCGCGAGGCGGTGTTCGTCGAGCCCGCGTCGGCGGCGAGCGTCGCGGGGCTGCTGCAGTCCGGCGCCGACGGAACGCTGCCGCGCGGCTCCCTGGTGGTGTGCACCGTCACGGGGCACGGTCTCAAGGACCCCGACACGGCGCTGCTCACGGCGCCCGCGCCGACGGTCATCCCCATCGACCCGAGCGCCGTCGCCGACGCGCTGGAGCTGCGTTGA
- the thrB gene encoding homoserine kinase, producing MGRPRQVRVRVPASSANLGPGFDSLGLALGLYDEVEACAADDGVAVEVVGEGAGQVPCDDRHLVVRAMRTAWNITGDAPAGLRLRCVNAIPHSRGLGSSAAAAVAGAVAAVVLAGRDVELERDTLLQVTAGMEGHADNAAASLLGGFVIAWETVGNTAGRFHAVRLDAHPGIHPVALVAGTESSTSTTRGLLPDRVPLVDAAFTGSRTALSVLAFTQRPELLLPATEDRLHQGYRRPAYPDSADLVDALRAHGVPAAISGAGPTVLALTTDGTLPAGLDLHGFSTLPLPVDTVGAQVEID from the coding sequence ATGGGCAGGCCCCGTCAGGTCCGCGTCCGCGTGCCGGCGTCGTCGGCCAACCTCGGCCCCGGGTTCGACTCCCTCGGCCTCGCCCTGGGCCTCTACGACGAGGTCGAGGCGTGCGCGGCCGACGACGGCGTCGCCGTCGAGGTGGTCGGCGAGGGCGCGGGCCAGGTGCCCTGCGACGACCGGCACCTCGTCGTCCGCGCCATGCGCACCGCCTGGAACATCACCGGCGACGCGCCCGCGGGCTTGCGGCTGCGCTGCGTCAACGCCATCCCGCACTCGCGCGGGCTCGGCAGCTCCGCCGCGGCCGCGGTGGCCGGGGCCGTCGCCGCCGTCGTGCTCGCGGGCCGCGACGTCGAGCTCGAGCGCGACACGCTGCTGCAGGTCACGGCCGGTATGGAGGGGCACGCCGACAACGCGGCGGCCAGCCTGCTCGGCGGGTTCGTCATCGCCTGGGAGACCGTCGGGAATACCGCGGGGCGCTTCCACGCTGTACGGCTCGACGCGCACCCGGGCATCCACCCCGTGGCGCTCGTCGCGGGGACGGAGTCGTCGACCTCGACGACCCGCGGCCTGCTGCCCGACCGGGTCCCCCTGGTCGACGCCGCCTTCACCGGCAGTCGCACCGCCCTGTCGGTGCTGGCGTTCACGCAGCGCCCCGAGCTGCTGCTTCCCGCCACCGAGGACCGCCTGCACCAGGGCTACCGGCGTCCGGCGTACCCGGACTCGGCCGACCTGGTCGACGCGCTGCGCGCCCACGGCGTCCCGGCCGCCATCTCCGGTGCCGGGCCCACCGTGCTCGCCCTCACCACCGACGGCACCCTGCCCGCGGGCCTGGACCTGCACGGCTTCTCCACGCTGCCGCTGCCCGTCGACACGGTCGGTGCGCAGGTGGAGATCGACTGA
- the rho gene encoding transcription termination factor Rho, with protein MSETDLVSTAPARKRGGLTGMVLAELRQLAEELNITGTTGMRKGDLIAAIKERQGAAPAPQLSLPDSAAPAATPATPAPAAEVPAAEPVVAEAAPAAPAPTTRRRRTASRPAGAPDATSAPAAAAPVETPAPAAVPAAAEPAPVAEPAPVVPAPVAEAPVVEAPVVEAPVVEAPAVDRAPATNGSAPAADTDAPSEGGGRRSRSRRGRGADQQAEPVAADAGESGEVVRGGRNRNRRDQNAGQNAAQNTAQNDAVQAPAAAVQDAAPATTQNGSAAAQNGVQSGQGDTRGDRDRNDRDRADRDRDRDRADRDRADRDRADRDRGGNDNRGPRDNRPDDDGDEDGDGRGRRGRRFRDRRRGRDRDRTGGGAGGGGGQGNVDTEVRDDDVLLPVAGIVDILDNYAFVRTTGYLSGPTDCYVSLSLVRKHGLRRGDAITGAVRESREGEQSRQKFNPLVRVDTINGQDPEASRHRAEFTKLTPLYPNDRLRLETESHIMTTRIIDLVMPIGKGQRALIVSPPKAGKTMVLQAIANAITTNNPECHLMVVLVDERPEEVTDMTRSVKGEVIASTFDRPATDHTTVAELAIERAKRLVEMGHDVVVLLDSITRLGRAYNLAAPASGRILSGGVDSTALYPPKRFLGAARNIENGGSLTILATALVETGSTMDTVIFEEFKGTGNAELKLDRRIADKRVFPAVDVGDSGTRKEELLLSPDELAVMVKLRRVLSALDDQQAIDLLLTQLKKTRTNIEFLMQVAKGLPVGNDD; from the coding sequence GTGAGCGAGACCGATCTCGTCAGCACCGCGCCCGCCCGCAAGCGGGGCGGCCTCACCGGCATGGTGCTGGCGGAGCTCCGCCAGCTGGCCGAGGAGCTGAACATCACCGGCACCACCGGGATGCGCAAGGGCGACCTCATCGCCGCCATCAAGGAGCGCCAGGGCGCGGCCCCGGCCCCCCAGCTGTCCCTCCCGGACAGCGCGGCCCCGGCCGCCACCCCGGCCACCCCGGCGCCCGCCGCCGAGGTCCCGGCCGCCGAGCCCGTGGTCGCCGAGGCCGCGCCCGCCGCGCCGGCGCCCACCACGCGCCGCCGCCGCACGGCGTCGCGCCCGGCCGGAGCGCCCGACGCGACGTCGGCGCCCGCCGCCGCGGCCCCGGTCGAGACCCCGGCCCCCGCGGCCGTCCCGGCCGCCGCCGAGCCGGCCCCGGTCGCCGAGCCGGCCCCGGTCGTGCCCGCCCCCGTCGCGGAGGCGCCGGTCGTCGAGGCCCCTGTGGTCGAGGCGCCGGTCGTCGAGGCTCCCGCCGTCGACCGGGCCCCGGCCACCAACGGGTCCGCCCCCGCGGCCGACACCGACGCCCCGTCCGAGGGCGGTGGCCGGCGCAGCCGCAGCCGCCGCGGCCGCGGCGCCGACCAGCAGGCCGAGCCCGTGGCCGCCGACGCCGGCGAGTCCGGCGAGGTGGTGCGCGGCGGACGCAACCGCAACCGGCGCGACCAGAACGCCGGCCAGAACGCCGCGCAGAACACCGCGCAGAACGACGCCGTCCAGGCGCCCGCCGCCGCCGTCCAGGACGCCGCTCCCGCCACCACGCAGAACGGCAGCGCCGCGGCCCAGAACGGCGTGCAGAGCGGGCAGGGCGACACCCGCGGCGACCGTGACCGGAACGACCGGGACCGTGCCGACCGCGACCGGGACCGCGACCGCGCCGACCGGGACCGCGCCGACCGCGACCGCGCCGACCGCGACCGCGGCGGCAACGACAACCGCGGCCCGCGCGACAACCGTCCGGACGACGACGGCGACGAGGACGGCGACGGCCGCGGCCGCCGCGGTCGCCGCTTCCGCGACCGCCGGCGGGGCCGCGACCGCGACCGCACCGGGGGTGGCGCGGGCGGTGGCGGCGGCCAGGGCAACGTCGACACCGAGGTGCGCGACGACGACGTGCTGCTGCCCGTCGCCGGCATCGTCGACATCCTGGACAACTACGCCTTCGTCCGGACCACGGGCTACCTCTCCGGCCCCACCGACTGCTACGTCTCGCTCTCGCTCGTGCGCAAGCACGGCCTGCGCCGCGGCGACGCGATCACCGGTGCGGTCCGCGAGAGCCGCGAGGGCGAGCAGTCGCGCCAGAAGTTCAACCCGCTCGTCCGCGTCGACACCATCAACGGGCAGGACCCGGAGGCGTCGCGCCACCGAGCGGAGTTCACCAAGCTCACGCCGCTCTACCCGAACGACCGGCTGCGCCTCGAGACCGAGTCGCACATCATGACCACGCGGATCATCGACCTGGTCATGCCGATCGGGAAGGGCCAGCGCGCGCTCATCGTCAGCCCGCCCAAGGCCGGCAAGACGATGGTGCTCCAGGCGATCGCCAACGCGATCACCACGAACAACCCGGAGTGCCACCTCATGGTCGTCCTCGTGGACGAGCGGCCGGAGGAGGTCACCGACATGACCCGGTCGGTGAAGGGCGAGGTCATCGCCTCCACCTTCGACCGCCCGGCCACCGACCACACCACGGTCGCCGAGCTCGCCATCGAGCGCGCGAAGCGCCTGGTGGAGATGGGCCACGACGTCGTCGTGCTGCTCGACTCGATCACCCGCCTGGGCCGCGCCTACAACCTGGCCGCACCCGCGTCGGGCCGGATCCTGTCCGGTGGTGTCGACTCCACGGCGCTCTACCCGCCCAAGCGCTTCCTCGGCGCCGCGCGCAACATCGAGAACGGTGGCTCGCTCACCATCCTCGCCACCGCGCTCGTCGAGACCGGGTCCACGATGGACACGGTGATCTTCGAGGAGTTCAAGGGCACCGGCAACGCCGAGCTCAAGCTCGACCGCCGCATCGCCGACAAGCGCGTCTTCCCCGCCGTCGACGTCGGCGACTCGGGCACCCGCAAGGAGGAGCTGCTGCTCTCGCCCGACGAGCTGGCCGTCATGGTCAAGCTGCGCCGCGTGCTCTCGGCGCTGGACGACCAGCAGGCCATCGACCTGCTGCTCACCCAGCTCAAGAAGACCCGCACCAACATCGAGTTCCTCATGCAGGTCGCCAAGGGCCTGCCGGTCGGGAACGACGACTGA
- the rpmE gene encoding 50S ribosomal protein L31 has protein sequence MRSGIHPEYVTTQVTCSCGNSFTTRSTKTSGSIVAETCSACHPFYTGKQRILDSGGRVARFEARYGKRAGK, from the coding sequence GTGCGATCTGGCATCCACCCCGAGTACGTCACCACCCAGGTGACCTGCAGCTGCGGCAACTCGTTCACCACGCGCAGCACCAAGACTAGCGGCTCGATCGTCGCCGAGACCTGCTCCGCCTGCCACCCGTTCTACACGGGCAAGCAGCGGATCCTGGACTCCGGTGGCCGCGTGGCGCGCTTCGAGGCGCGCTACGGCAAGCGGGCCGGCAAGTAG
- the prfA gene encoding peptide chain release factor 1, producing MPAPAVDALLAEHAELELRLADPSIHADAALARKLGRRYAELGPVVAAARALDAARDDLAAARELAADEPSFAAEADEIAAHLPALETRLAELLVPRDPHDGDDVVMEVKSGEGGEESALFAGDLVRMYTRYAEKRGWKTEVLDATVSDLGGYKDITLILRSRTPEPDGVWSALKFEGGVHRVQRVPVTESQGRIHTSAAGVLVYPDTGEDADVEIDEKDLRVDVFRSSGHGGQSVNTTDSAVRITHQPSGIVVSCQNERSQLQNRARAMEVLRSRLQAQHEAELAAEASAERRSQVRTVDRSERIRTYNFPENRISDHRVGYKAHNLSTVLDGELDDLLTALTAADRADQLSS from the coding sequence ATGCCGGCACCGGCCGTCGACGCGCTGCTCGCCGAGCACGCCGAGCTGGAGCTGCGCCTCGCCGACCCGTCGATCCACGCCGACGCCGCGCTGGCCCGCAAGCTGGGCCGCCGCTACGCCGAGCTGGGCCCGGTGGTCGCCGCCGCGCGCGCTCTCGACGCCGCCCGCGACGACCTCGCCGCCGCCCGCGAGCTGGCGGCCGACGAGCCGTCCTTCGCCGCCGAGGCCGACGAGATCGCGGCCCACCTCCCCGCGCTGGAGACGCGCCTGGCCGAGCTGCTCGTGCCGCGCGACCCGCACGACGGCGACGACGTCGTCATGGAGGTCAAGTCCGGGGAGGGCGGCGAGGAGTCGGCGCTGTTCGCGGGCGACCTCGTCCGCATGTACACCCGGTACGCGGAGAAGCGCGGCTGGAAGACCGAGGTGCTCGACGCCACCGTCTCCGACCTCGGCGGCTACAAGGACATCACGCTGATCCTGCGCTCCCGGACCCCCGAGCCCGACGGCGTGTGGAGCGCGCTGAAGTTCGAGGGCGGCGTGCACCGCGTGCAGCGGGTGCCGGTCACCGAGTCGCAGGGCCGCATCCACACCTCCGCGGCCGGCGTGCTCGTGTACCCCGACACCGGCGAGGACGCCGACGTCGAGATCGACGAGAAGGACCTGCGCGTCGACGTCTTCCGCTCCTCGGGGCACGGCGGCCAGAGCGTCAACACCACCGACTCGGCCGTGCGCATCACGCACCAGCCCAGCGGCATCGTCGTGAGCTGCCAGAACGAGCGCAGCCAGCTGCAGAACCGCGCCCGCGCGATGGAGGTGCTCCGCTCGCGGCTGCAGGCGCAGCACGAGGCGGAGCTCGCCGCGGAGGCGTCGGCGGAGCGGCGGTCGCAGGTGCGCACGGTCGACCGCTCGGAGCGCATCCGCACCTACAACTTCCCGGAGAACCGCATCTCCGACCACCGCGTCGGCTACAAGGCGCACAACCTGAGCACGGTGCTCGACGGCGAGCTCGACGACCTGCTCACCGCGCTCACGGCGGCCGACCGCGCGGATCAGCTCAGCTCGTGA
- the prmC gene encoding peptide chain release factor N(5)-glutamine methyltransferase encodes MSRQPLRLAIAEAERLLAAAGVSSPRVDAELLAAHVVGVERGRLMLHPLVDPPVVEALRQLVVRRAAREPLQHLLGTAVLGPVEVAVGPGVFTPRPETELLLEWGLRAIAGVASPLVVDLCTGTGALALAVAASRPDAQVHAVEADPGALVWARHNIAAHGGTVTLHAGDVRWSDLLLDLESHVDLVLCNPPYVPDDTELPPEVTEWDPPGAVFGGPDGLEIIRAVIATSAGLLRYGGHLAIEHDDTHGEAVPALLRRRRVLTDVTEHTDLTGRPRFATARRVDAPA; translated from the coding sequence GTGAGCCGTCAGCCGCTGCGACTGGCCATCGCCGAGGCCGAGCGCCTGCTGGCCGCCGCGGGGGTGTCCTCGCCCCGGGTCGACGCGGAGCTCCTCGCCGCGCACGTCGTCGGCGTCGAGCGCGGGCGGCTGATGCTGCACCCGCTCGTCGACCCGCCGGTGGTGGAGGCGCTGCGGCAGCTCGTCGTCCGCCGGGCCGCCCGCGAGCCGCTGCAGCACCTGCTGGGCACCGCGGTGCTGGGCCCGGTCGAGGTGGCCGTCGGGCCGGGCGTGTTCACCCCGCGCCCGGAGACCGAGCTGCTGCTGGAGTGGGGGCTCCGGGCGATCGCCGGCGTCGCGTCGCCGCTGGTCGTCGACCTGTGCACCGGCACCGGCGCGCTCGCGCTGGCCGTGGCCGCGAGCCGGCCGGACGCGCAGGTGCACGCCGTCGAGGCCGACCCCGGTGCGCTGGTGTGGGCGCGGCACAACATCGCCGCGCACGGCGGCACGGTCACGCTGCACGCCGGTGACGTCCGGTGGAGCGACCTGCTGCTCGACCTGGAGTCCCACGTCGACCTCGTGCTGTGCAACCCGCCCTACGTCCCCGACGACACGGAGCTGCCGCCCGAGGTCACCGAGTGGGACCCGCCCGGCGCGGTGTTCGGCGGGCCGGACGGCCTGGAGATCATCCGCGCGGTGATCGCCACCTCGGCGGGTCTGCTGCGCTACGGCGGCCACCTCGCGATCGAGCACGACGACACCCACGGCGAGGCCGTGCCCGCGCTGCTGCGCCGCCGCCGGGTGCTCACCGACGTCACCGAGCACACCGACCTCACCGGCCGCCCCCGCTTCGCCACCGCCCGCCGGGTCGACGCCCCCGCCTGA
- a CDS encoding L-threonylcarbamoyladenylate synthase yields the protein MPPTYDCADADARRDGLAAAARAVRAGRLVVLPTDTVYGLGCDAFSATAVRSLLKAKNRGPDMPVPVLVGSWSTIDGLVLGVPRTARQLIEAFWPGGLSLVLPHAPSLAWDLGSTKGTVMLRMPLHPVALELLRDVGPMAVSSANISGSPAPATMGGALEQLGEKVAVYLDGGDSGDPVASTIVDLTGDEPLVLRQGAVTIDEVREVLGRTVLTA from the coding sequence GTGCCTCCCACCTACGACTGCGCCGACGCGGACGCCCGCCGCGACGGCCTCGCCGCCGCCGCCCGAGCCGTCCGCGCCGGGCGCCTGGTCGTGCTCCCCACCGACACCGTCTACGGCCTGGGCTGCGACGCGTTCTCCGCCACGGCCGTGCGCTCCCTGCTCAAGGCCAAGAACCGCGGCCCGGACATGCCCGTGCCGGTGCTCGTGGGCTCCTGGTCCACGATCGACGGCCTCGTGCTCGGCGTCCCGCGCACCGCCCGGCAGCTGATCGAGGCGTTCTGGCCGGGTGGCCTGTCCCTGGTCCTGCCGCACGCCCCCTCGCTGGCCTGGGACCTCGGCTCCACCAAGGGCACGGTGATGCTGCGGATGCCGCTGCACCCGGTGGCCCTGGAGCTGCTGCGCGACGTCGGCCCGATGGCCGTGTCCAGCGCCAACATCTCCGGCTCGCCCGCCCCCGCCACCATGGGCGGGGCGCTGGAGCAGCTGGGTGAGAAGGTCGCGGTCTACCTCGACGGCGGCGACTCCGGCGACCCCGTCGCGAGCACCATCGTCGACCTCACCGGCGACGAGCCCCTGGTCCTCCGGCAGGGTGCGGTGACGATCGACGAGGTGCGTGAGGTGCTGGGGCGGACGGTCCTCACGGCCTGA
- a CDS encoding TetR/AcrR family transcriptional regulator, with amino-acid sequence MTASGTRARVRAELTREITEAARRHLATGGAGALSLRAVARELGMASSAVYRYFPSRDDLLTALIVEAYDALGAAAEQADAAAADSGLRGRWHAVCRSAREWALAHPHEYALVYGSPVPGYAAPQTTIGPASRVGEVLCRLVADGLAAGTVPVPQGGGDAVLAPGVAERVGLSADDPGSSLAARSILAWTSVFGMISFELFGHTHNVVADHERFFRDGADHLADLLGLPAHPGHPVHHAGT; translated from the coding sequence GTGACCGCCTCCGGAACCCGCGCCCGCGTCCGCGCCGAGCTCACCCGCGAGATCACCGAGGCGGCGCGCCGCCACCTCGCCACCGGCGGCGCGGGCGCGCTGTCGCTGCGGGCCGTCGCGCGCGAGCTGGGCATGGCGTCGTCGGCGGTCTACCGGTACTTCCCCAGCCGCGACGACCTGCTGACCGCCCTGATCGTCGAGGCCTACGACGCCCTGGGCGCCGCCGCGGAGCAGGCCGACGCGGCCGCTGCGGACTCCGGCCTGCGCGGCCGCTGGCACGCCGTCTGCCGGTCGGCGCGGGAGTGGGCGCTCGCGCACCCGCACGAGTACGCGCTGGTCTACGGCTCCCCCGTGCCCGGCTACGCCGCCCCGCAGACCACGATCGGCCCGGCGTCCCGGGTGGGCGAGGTGCTGTGCCGGCTCGTCGCCGATGGCCTGGCCGCCGGGACCGTCCCGGTGCCGCAGGGCGGCGGCGACGCGGTGCTTGCCCCCGGCGTCGCGGAGCGGGTCGGCCTGTCGGCCGACGACCCCGGCTCCTCACTCGCCGCCCGCTCGATCCTGGCCTGGACCAGCGTGTTCGGCATGATCAGCTTCGAGCTGTTCGGCCACACGCACAACGTGGTGGCCGACCACGAGCGGTTCTTCCGGGACGGCGCCGACCACCTGGCCGACCTGCTCGGCCTTCCCGCCCATCCCGGCCATCCCGTCCATCACGCTGGAACGTGA
- a CDS encoding NAD-dependent epimerase/dehydratase family protein, which yields MAQHVIVGAGTIGNGLARLLAGQGHDVRIVSRSGSGPVGERIERVAADASDGAILSDLTAGAAALYNCANPPYHRWATDWPPLAAALLLAAERSGAVLTTMSSLYGYGPVDGPMTEDTPLGSAPGTKGAIRNRMWSDALALHEAGRIRMTEARASDFYGPGLRTTGHLAEYAVPRLLAGKRPRLVQGDPDALHSWTYVGDVVETLAVLASDERAWGRAWHVPTGPALSVNGMLSRMARTAGVPERPVQVIPVLAVRLGGLAVPFLRELAEVRYQFAEPFVLDSSAAQRTFGLEPTPLEEGLAATVDWWREQARAAA from the coding sequence ATGGCACAGCACGTGATCGTCGGAGCCGGAACGATCGGCAACGGCCTCGCCCGGCTCCTGGCCGGGCAGGGCCACGACGTCCGCATCGTCTCCCGCAGCGGATCGGGCCCGGTGGGCGAGCGCATCGAGCGGGTCGCGGCCGACGCCTCCGACGGCGCCATCCTGAGCGACCTGACGGCCGGCGCCGCCGCGCTCTACAACTGCGCCAACCCGCCCTACCACCGCTGGGCCACCGACTGGCCGCCGCTCGCGGCCGCCCTGCTGCTGGCGGCCGAGCGCTCCGGTGCCGTCCTCACGACGATGTCGAGCCTCTACGGCTACGGCCCCGTCGACGGCCCGATGACCGAGGACACCCCGCTGGGCTCGGCGCCCGGCACGAAGGGCGCGATCCGCAACCGGATGTGGTCCGACGCGCTCGCCCTGCACGAGGCCGGGCGGATCCGGATGACCGAGGCGCGGGCGTCGGACTTCTACGGCCCGGGTCTGCGCACCACCGGCCACCTCGCCGAGTACGCCGTGCCCCGCCTCCTCGCCGGCAAGCGGCCGCGCCTGGTGCAGGGCGACCCGGACGCCCTGCACTCGTGGACCTACGTCGGCGACGTCGTGGAGACCCTCGCGGTGCTGGCCTCCGACGAGCGGGCGTGGGGCCGGGCGTGGCACGTCCCGACCGGCCCCGCGCTGTCGGTGAACGGGATGCTGTCGCGGATGGCGCGCACGGCGGGTGTGCCCGAGCGGCCGGTCCAGGTGATCCCGGTGCTCGCCGTGCGCCTGGGCGGGCTCGCGGTGCCGTTCCTGCGGGAGCTGGCCGAGGTCCGCTACCAGTTCGCGGAGCCGTTCGTCCTCGACTCCTCGGCGGCACAGCGGACCTTCGGGCTGGAGCCCACCCCGCTCGAGGAGGGCCTCGCTGCGACGGTCGACTGGTGGCGGGAGCAGGCGCGGGCGGCGGCCTGA
- the glyA gene encoding serine hydroxymethyltransferase, which yields MTTPFWGPDFDALQQQDPEIAGVVLAELDRLRGGLQLIASENLTSPAVLAALGSTLSNKYAEGYPGKRYYGGCEVVDQAEEIGNARTRELFGAEHANLQPHSGASANFAVYGAFTQPGDTVLAMDLKQGGHLTHGSKVSFSGKWFNNISYSVRQDTELIDYDEVRDLARQHRPKMVIAGATAYPRLIDFAAFREICDEVGAILWVDAAHFIGLVAGRAIPSPVPYADVVSATTHKVLRGPRGGMLLSKAEHAKALDKAVFPFSQGGPLMHAVAAKAVAMKEAAQPAYRSYAHQVVANAQALSKSLEAEGMRATSGGTDTHLALIDLRPIGVTGADAETRCDAARITLNKNAIPYDPAPPLKPSGVRVGSPSLTTQGMTEADMAEVGSLLARAIKAEHGTQAGDAELASVAEGVGALVARAPAYPRP from the coding sequence GTGACGACACCGTTCTGGGGCCCGGACTTCGACGCACTGCAGCAGCAGGACCCCGAGATCGCGGGAGTGGTGCTCGCCGAGCTGGACCGCCTGCGCGGCGGCCTCCAGCTCATCGCGAGCGAGAACCTCACCAGCCCCGCGGTGCTCGCGGCCCTGGGATCCACGCTGTCGAACAAGTACGCCGAGGGCTACCCCGGCAAGCGGTACTACGGCGGCTGCGAGGTCGTCGACCAGGCCGAGGAGATCGGCAACGCGCGCACGCGCGAGCTGTTCGGCGCCGAGCACGCCAACCTGCAGCCGCACTCGGGCGCGTCGGCCAACTTCGCGGTCTACGGCGCCTTCACCCAGCCCGGCGACACGGTGCTCGCGATGGACCTCAAGCAGGGCGGCCACCTGACCCACGGGTCCAAGGTGAGCTTCTCGGGCAAGTGGTTCAACAACATCAGCTACTCGGTCCGCCAGGACACCGAGCTGATCGACTACGACGAGGTCCGCGACCTCGCCCGGCAGCACCGGCCCAAGATGGTCATCGCCGGGGCCACGGCGTACCCGCGCCTGATCGACTTCGCGGCGTTCCGCGAGATCTGCGACGAGGTCGGCGCGATCCTGTGGGTCGACGCGGCGCACTTCATCGGCCTGGTCGCGGGCCGGGCGATCCCGTCGCCGGTGCCCTACGCCGACGTCGTCTCGGCCACCACGCACAAGGTCCTGCGCGGCCCGCGCGGCGGCATGCTCCTGTCGAAGGCCGAGCACGCCAAGGCGCTCGACAAGGCCGTGTTCCCGTTCTCCCAGGGCGGGCCGCTGATGCACGCCGTCGCCGCCAAGGCCGTGGCGATGAAGGAGGCGGCGCAGCCCGCGTACCGGTCGTACGCGCACCAGGTCGTCGCCAACGCGCAGGCGCTGTCCAAGAGCCTCGAGGCCGAGGGGATGCGGGCCACCTCCGGCGGCACCGACACGCACCTCGCGCTCATCGACCTGCGCCCGATCGGCGTCACCGGCGCCGACGCCGAGACCCGCTGCGACGCCGCGCGCATCACGCTCAACAAGAACGCGATCCCGTACGACCCGGCGCCGCCGCTCAAGCCCTCGGGCGTGCGCGTCGGCTCGCCCAGCCTCACCACGCAGGGCATGACCGAGGCCGACATGGCCGAGGTCGGGTCGCTGCTCGCGCGGGCGATCAAGGCGGAGCACGGCACGCAGGCGGGCGACGCCGAGCTCGCCTCGGTCGCCGAGGGCGTGGGTGCGCTCGTGGCCCGCGCGCCCGCCTACCCGCGCCCCTGA